A single genomic interval of Pangasianodon hypophthalmus isolate fPanHyp1 chromosome 8, fPanHyp1.pri, whole genome shotgun sequence harbors:
- the LOC113533387 gene encoding uncharacterized protein LOC113533387 isoform X2, translating into MDEIRPLLPQRQESMEGPSPNLMPRHGELIPTPCGPIKKWSELQCFVKVYFCFTLISMLALLIITIVNIARESWKKGEDDDLSVSLIQLVGILFCVYYIARGVLQENRQELIIFGVCVVVVMVRSVVNFSVLKKKEILLTVRFVCIICVGVVHVICASLLILRSNMMAFRVGGALENMQKQYCLLNLCFSMVTFDLQAQLCLCILILTSGPSVSRTHTIILGIGVVWAIITAVAGAISVLKEVKPLVWIFILLNLPQLAYFIYLLYTIVSDWGESETYILEAASITGCVISVTIKCVLFWGLFHLYRSFGQGLRERMFATDKQ; encoded by the exons ATGGACGAGATTCG TCCATTGCTGCCTCAGCGCCAGGAGAGCATGGAGGGTCCTTCTCCAAACCTGATGCCGAGGCACGGGGAGCTGATACCCACACCATGTGGACCA ATAAAGAAGTGGTCGGAGCTCCAGTGCTTCGTGAAGGTCTACTTCTGCTTCACACTCATCTCCATGCTGGCGCTCCTCATCATCACTATAGTCAACATCGCGAGGGAGAGCTGGAAAAAGGGCGAAGATGATgacctcagtgtctctctcATCCAGCTTGTGGGAATCC TGTTCTGCGTATACTACATTGCACGAGGCGTGCTGCAGGAGAACAGACAGGAGCTGATTAtctttggggtgtgtgtggttgtggtcATGGTGCGCTCTGTCGTCAACTTCAGCGtactcaaaaagaaagaaatactgCTAACG GTGCGGTTTGTGTGCATCatatgtgtgggtgtggtgCACGTGATCTGTGCCTCGCTGCTCATCCTAAGGTCCAACATGATGGCCTTCAGGGTAGGAGGAGCTTTGGAAAACATGCAGAAGCAGTACTGCCTGCTCAATCTCTGCTTCTCAATGGTGACTTTTGATCTTCAGGCGCAG CTGTGCTTGTGCATCCTGATCCTGACGTCAGGCCCCTCTGTGTCCAGGACTCATACCATTATTCTGGGAATTGGAGTGGTTTGGGCAATAATCACTGCAGTCGCTGGAGCCATTTCT GTTTTAAAAGAAGTCAAGCCACTGGTCTGGATTTTTATCCTCCTGAACTTACCTCAGCTGGCTTATTTCATTTACCTGCTATACACG ATCGTTTCTGACTGGGGAGAGAGCGAAACATACATACTGGAGGCTGCCTCCATTACAGGctgtgtgatctcagtgaccatCAAATGTGTGCTGTTCTGGGGCTTGTTCCATCTGTACCGCAGCTTCGGCCAGGGTCTGCGGGAGAGAA
- the LOC113533387 gene encoding uncharacterized protein LOC113533387 isoform X1, with the protein MMSGEPSGIMRMQSVSPLLPQRQESMEGPSPNLMPRHGELIPTPCGPIKKWSELQCFVKVYFCFTLISMLALLIITIVNIARESWKKGEDDDLSVSLIQLVGILFCVYYIARGVLQENRQELIIFGVCVVVVMVRSVVNFSVLKKKEILLTVRFVCIICVGVVHVICASLLILRSNMMAFRVGGALENMQKQYCLLNLCFSMVTFDLQAQLCLCILILTSGPSVSRTHTIILGIGVVWAIITAVAGAISVLKEVKPLVWIFILLNLPQLAYFIYLLYTIVSDWGESETYILEAASITGCVISVTIKCVLFWGLFHLYRSFGQGLRERMFATDKQ; encoded by the exons ATGATGAGTGGTGAACCATCTGGGATAATGAGGATGCAGAGCGTGAG TCCATTGCTGCCTCAGCGCCAGGAGAGCATGGAGGGTCCTTCTCCAAACCTGATGCCGAGGCACGGGGAGCTGATACCCACACCATGTGGACCA ATAAAGAAGTGGTCGGAGCTCCAGTGCTTCGTGAAGGTCTACTTCTGCTTCACACTCATCTCCATGCTGGCGCTCCTCATCATCACTATAGTCAACATCGCGAGGGAGAGCTGGAAAAAGGGCGAAGATGATgacctcagtgtctctctcATCCAGCTTGTGGGAATCC TGTTCTGCGTATACTACATTGCACGAGGCGTGCTGCAGGAGAACAGACAGGAGCTGATTAtctttggggtgtgtgtggttgtggtcATGGTGCGCTCTGTCGTCAACTTCAGCGtactcaaaaagaaagaaatactgCTAACG GTGCGGTTTGTGTGCATCatatgtgtgggtgtggtgCACGTGATCTGTGCCTCGCTGCTCATCCTAAGGTCCAACATGATGGCCTTCAGGGTAGGAGGAGCTTTGGAAAACATGCAGAAGCAGTACTGCCTGCTCAATCTCTGCTTCTCAATGGTGACTTTTGATCTTCAGGCGCAG CTGTGCTTGTGCATCCTGATCCTGACGTCAGGCCCCTCTGTGTCCAGGACTCATACCATTATTCTGGGAATTGGAGTGGTTTGGGCAATAATCACTGCAGTCGCTGGAGCCATTTCT GTTTTAAAAGAAGTCAAGCCACTGGTCTGGATTTTTATCCTCCTGAACTTACCTCAGCTGGCTTATTTCATTTACCTGCTATACACG ATCGTTTCTGACTGGGGAGAGAGCGAAACATACATACTGGAGGCTGCCTCCATTACAGGctgtgtgatctcagtgaccatCAAATGTGTGCTGTTCTGGGGCTTGTTCCATCTGTACCGCAGCTTCGGCCAGGGTCTGCGGGAGAGAA